The following DNA comes from Macaca thibetana thibetana isolate TM-01 chromosome 14, ASM2454274v1, whole genome shotgun sequence.
TCTGTCTCCAGAGCCAAACTCCTAACCTCTCTGCTATAGTGTATCAGCGATATTGCTGATGTCACAGAGAgtgacaaaaagaaatagaagccaGGCCTGGATACGGAAGAGCCTGCTATATATGGCTAAGTGTTAAGTAACATTTTGCCTCATGCTTCTACAACTCAATTAATTATCACACAGACTCAAATGATGTCAACATGGATTGCTACTTAAACATCTGGATGATGGATcaaaaataactcattttaaaCTTCGGTTTAGGCATTTCAAAACTAGATAATCTTGATTAATTGACTAACCACATCAGTGAACagagtttcctcatttctaaaataggaataataatcaTTCATACCATGTATATTTCATAGAGTAGTTTTATAATCAAATTATGCAATTCAAGTGAAAatactaactaaataaataataaaagtcaatgaaggctgggtgtggtggctcatgcctgtaatcccagcactttggaaggccgacgtgggcagatcacttgaggccaggagttcaagaccagcctggccaacacggaaaaactccatctctactaaaaatacaaaaatgagctggacatggtgacgggcgcctgtaatctcagctacacaggaggctgcagcacaagaatcacttgaagccaggaggtggaggttgcagtgagctgagatcgtgccactgcactccagcctgcgtgatttttttttttgagactccgtaccaaaaaaaaaagtcagtgaagaTGAACTAATGCTTAAGATGGAATACAATTATACATGATAGAAAAAAGTAAGGCTTGGTTTGTTTCacttacaaaaataaagttatttttatttcctgctttaCCACTCATTATTCACCTGTAGTTTCTTACCATGTAAAGAGCTTTCTCATGGCATTTTTTAACCTCTTCATTTCTCAGGGTATAGATGAGTGGATTCAACATAGGTGTCAGAATACCGTAAAATAATGCCATGCTTTTGTCTATAGATAAAGTAGAAAATAGATGCATATAAGTAAATATACAAGGTACAAAGAACAAGGCAACAACAGTGAAGTGGGTACCATCAAGATTGGCAAAAATGTTACGAAGTTTTGGCTGTGCCATGTGTTGAACAAGAATGTACCTCATCAGAATCTCCTATACATTGCTGTAGGGAGTGAATATTGGTACAACTGCTTTCAAAAgcaatttggcatatttttggaAAAGTCGAACATTTGCATACCTTTCAACATAGCAATTCAGTCCCTGGGTATATGCCCCAGGAAAACTTTTCCACACAGACAAGAATGCTCATAACAGCCCTCATACAGCTGAATATGGAAACAGCCcaggtatatttaaaaaagagTAGTAAAATAATTATGGCATATTCACCCAATGAAATCTTGTGCAATagtaaaaatgatgaaatacaaTTACATGCAACAACAAGGATGaaatattatgtttttgaaatatttttgaaatattatgttaagtaaagATAGCAAATCAGAAGACTACAAATGTATAAcaccatttttataaaattagaaataagaaaaattaagcaatatatgggttaggtatatatacacatatgttaaAGCTATTTTCATAAAGTAAGGAAGTCGTAAACCAAACGAGAATATTGGttaaggcaaagaaataaaatagagaagacaCATATGACACAAGTTATTAGGAATGTTCTTAAATTGATAAGTTCATAGATGATCAttaaataattatgaataattgttttataacatattaatatataattttattatttattacatattacatatattaaataatacacatattatttgtatcaaatatttttaactaataatatttttaaatcttttatgaaAGAAATCAGCCATGGGGTACCCTCTCACCTCTAGCCTACCTTCCTTTTCTGCCTTCACTGTGGACACTTTCACCTTCCAAGGAGGAGGAGTTCAGAGTCCCTTCCCCAATACCATACCTACCACCACAtcctttctctgctctctctccaACCACAGCAgaataagtaaaatttataataacaaTTACATCTTGTTTGTGTTTATAACTAAAAAGTCCTCCAGGAAAACTCAGTACTGAAGGGTAAATGTACtgacagagtggctgaatgaacAGTCAATGAGCTTCATCTACTGGTAACTTTCAGAATACCTGTAGTAGGAACATTAAAATGGAGTTGTCTCTTAGAGAGGAAAAGTAGTGAAAAACACAATTAAATCTTCTTAATTTGATGTTTTTCCCTCTTGTGATAATTGTGTCAAGTCCATAAATCTATGGGAActatttgcaatattttctttttataaaatcacctaaaaataattctaaggaaatatgtgaataaaatgaggaaaaaataagattGACCCAGATTTCACGTAATCTATATTCCTGAACAAAATAGAATCATAGGATATCTGAGCTGAAGGTCCTTAGAGATTCGAAACAATCTCCTTAATTGTATGCATCAGGAAATGGGAGCCCTGAGAACTTGGATGGAGGTGGGGATGGCCCTGCAACTGgaaccctgtttcctgactttccaTCTAGTGTAATTTCCACGGTATCATACAGCAGCCTCTTCTCTTAATGCCAAGTTCTCATACCTTAGGCAGCTCCTCCTATAGTATTTACCCAGTCTTCTCACTTGTAGCTGAAACTCAGAtgacttttttcccctgaaatacATGATCTACTTCCTCCAAcccaatttctcccttttccctccccAGCATGAAGCAGGAAGAAACATCTGCCATATCAAGCATACCTATGATTCCACACCCTCAAATGGCTCCTGAGTTGGTCAATCTTCTATAAACAGAAGTCTAGGCAAAGAGTGGGATTCCTGAGTAATTGCTTTCTGGTCACCTCTGATCTGACAAATCCATGATGTAAGTGCTTCAATTTCCTCAAAGAAAAGAGTAGAGGCaaggcatggtgactcacccctgcaataccagcattttgggaggctgaggcaggcagatcacttgaggtcaggagttcaggaccagcctggccaacatggtgaaaccccgtctctactaaaactccaaaaattagcaggacgttggtggcatgtgcctgtagtcccagctactagggaggcagaggcatgagaattacttgagcctgggaggtggaggttgcagtgagctgagattgtgccatatATACCTGTCTTCatctacataaatatatatacatacatgcatgcctGCATACATGTGTAAGACATACATACTACTATCACTCTACTTTAAAATACTGTATGAAAGCAGTAGTGAAAGAGCATTAAACTAGCAATCAGTAGTCTTTGTGTGTGGCCTATGTACATGGTTTAGCCTGTCTGTATCTCCGCTTATCTTTAAACCTGGAATAACCATTCATGTTCCCACATTGCTCCAAGGAGTTTTATAAGGGGATTATTTATTCAACACAGATTAAGCTGGTGCATGAAAAATTCTGAGAATATTATGCTTTCAAGGTGTCAACTgctattttattgctattattttttcataatcaaGATCAACATTTGCATTTGTGTTAGTTCAGCATCAGATGGTACTAATAAGTCCTCCTTACTATCACCACTCTCACCCAACCCTCATCACATTCCTGGCGATTATACCTCATTCATTAAGTTGTTGAAAGGATTAAAGAAGTTAATACaattaaaacatttagaagagTGTCTGCAGATTGGAAGAATTCAGTAAGGGTCAGCTTTTATCACACATTAAAATACAAACTCCATGAGAACAAGGAGTTTTGCATGCTTTCTTTTGTGCTGTATTTCTAGCCCCAGGAATATCACCCAGCAAATgctaagtgttcaataaacacttttggagtaaatgaaataatctgaTAGTTTGGTTACAAGGGCTTTGAGGGAAAGGCAGGGATAGAGCGGTGAAtaggaagagaaaggggaattgaagatattatttaaaaacagctAGCAGCCACCATTGAACAACAGACTTTGATGTAGGTCTTTACAAAGTCTTATAGGTCCTCTCACAGCCTTCTGAAGCTGATATTGTCAATGTCTCCTTCTGTAAATATGGAAATTGAGGCCCAATGAGGTTAAATGACCCATGAATGTTTAAGAGCTACCTAATCCAGCTCTTCTAATTGCATCCTGTACAAACTTGGCTCCCTCTAGCGGCAAAATGGAGCAAAGCAACAGGGGTTAAAGAGGGCTGCAGTCCGCTGTTGGGCTGGAGAGAGGAATCAGCACCCCTGAAAGAAGTGCTGacaatttgttttgttcttcctgGCTCTTCTCTTCATCATCCCaagtcatcatcaccaccattcctTGGTCCTTCAAAAGTTCCTGGTCATCCCTGCTTGGTGTCCATTTTGTCACACTTTATCAAGAGGTCCTGAGGTGGGAAAAACCCTGAAAGCTGACTTAGGGACCTGTGTTCTAGTCCTCGCCCTGCTCTGGAGTTAAAGTGTAAGTTTCAGTAAATCCCTCGACCGCTccacattatttatttacttatttatttatttacttatttatcagCCTGCTGAGAGTATGGAGGGATAAGAGTAAAGTGGCTCTTTACTcttataagaaaaatgaatttcactGAGCACTGTGTTAGCCAACACAAATGAATTATGTagtgattttattcatttatcagtgAGATACCTGGACTTCCCAGACACTCCCTCATTCACAGGCCCTCACAAGTTTCTTGAATGAGCTCTTAAATATCACACTAAGAACCTTCTGGAGTCTACTCTCCTTGAGGGAAAGACTATATCTTACTTTCATTTGTATTCTCACTCActgtaaacattcaataaatatttaatgaataaaggATTGAAAGAATATGTGGGGTTATTATAACAACAAGAGCTAGGAGGATAATTGCCATTGCAAACATCAGACTGGAAATACAAAGGCTGTGTTAGATGCTACAAGATGGAAAGTCTCCCAATTTCCTGGCTGGATTGAGATTCTCTGGAGTGTCACTTCTCCCCTAAGCTCTTCTTGATGCTAAACAGCTTCCTCATGGCATTTTTCACCTCATTGTTCCTTAGCGTATAGATCAAAGGGTTCAGCAAAGGTGGCATCACAATGTTAAAGAGGATGATAAGTTTGTCAGCAGCCAGGGTGGTGGAGGGACGAATGTACATGAACATGGGGGGCATGAGAACCAAAAGGACAGTGATTATGTGTGAGCCACACGTGGAGAGAGCCTTACGCCGGCCCTCAGATGACTGGTTTCTTAGCTTCAGTAAGATGATAACATAGGAAATGAGAAGGATAAAGAAGGAGACTAAAGAAATCATACCACTGTTGGCCACCACAATGAGACCCACCATGTAGGTGTCTGCACAGGCCAACTTGAGCAGGGGATGAACATCACAGAAGAAGTTGTCTATCTCATTGGGCCCACAAAAAGGCAGCTGAACCGTGAGGAGGGTCTGCAGGATGGAATGCAGGAAGCCAGCTAACCAGGAGGCCCCCGCTAGCAGGCCACACTTCCGGCGATCCATGATGGCTGTGTAGTGCAGGGGCCTACAGATGGCCACATAGCGGTCATAAGCCATGGCTGTAAGGAGGAAGATCTCAGTGCCACCAAAGGAGTGGGCAGAAAAGAGCTGGGTCATGCAGCCATTGAAGGATGTGAAGCATCTTATGCTCCACAAAAGTGTCAGCAATCATCTTGGGTATGGTAGCAGATGGATAACATACGTCAGCAAAAGACAAGTGGCTCAGGAAGAAATACATGGGAGACTTCAGAGTCTTGCTAGCATTGATGGTGATGATAACCAGAAGGTTCCCCAGGACAGTGAGCACATGAAAGAGGAAGAATACCGCAAAGCATGCATGCTGCATCTCTCTGCTCTCAAAAAGGCCAAATAAAACAAACTCAGTCACGTTGTTCTTGGCACCCATGGATTATCTGCCCCGATGACCGACAAAGTGGCTGGCTGGCTCTGCAAAGACATAGATTATGAGATATAAGAAAGTTTTATGAGATACGACCAAGATTATGGAGTAAGAAAGATACTAGCCTTCATccccatcaccaaaaaaaaaatttattttatatatatatatatgtgtgtgtgtgtgtgtgtgtgtgtgtgtgtagagagagagagagaaagagagagagcgagctaTCCACAACCAAAATAGCTCTGAGAGGGCTCAAGGGCCCATTAAAGAATCTGCAGCAATACAGAGGAGCAAAAACATGGAGAATAACCACACAGAAAGGATAGCTAGTGATATCTACATACTCGAGATGCCAGGAGATGGTTAGGAACAAAGAGGAAAGGCTGAGGCAATTAGAATCAGTAGAAACCTtgcaagccagaagggattggggtcctatcttcagcctcataaaacaaaataattgtcagccaaggattttgtatccagcaaagctaagcttcataaatgtagaaaagatagtctatttcagacaaacaaatgctgagagaatttgccactactcAGCTAGAActatacaaaatgttaaaatgaggggaggggccaagatggccaaatagaaacagctctggtctgcagctcccatcAAGGCCatcacagaaggcaggtgattgcatttccaactgaggtacgcagttcatctcactgggactggttaggcagtgggtgcGACCCACTGAGAGTGAGCAGAAGCAGAGTGGAGCATTATTTCACCCACGAGGTGGACAGAGGCAGGGCACCTCCCTCCCCCAGTCAAGAGTAGTGGTGAGGGACTGTGTTACCTAACCAGGGTACTATGCCTTTCCCCAGATTTTTGCAATCCagagatcaggagattcccttgtgaacctacaccaccagggccctggatttcaagcacaaaactgggcagctgtttgggtAGGCACTGAGCTACAGGAGTGAAAAACAGTGGCACATGGAACTCCAGTAAGAGAGGACAACCGtccactcccctggaaagggggctgaagccaggaagcCAAGAAGTCTCACTCAGCAGGTCCCcctcccatggagcccagcaagctaagaccACCGGTCTGAAATTCttactgccagcacagcagtctggagCTGGCCTGGGATGATCAAgtttggttgggggaggggcagccacCATTACTGTGGCTTTAGTAGGCAGTTTCTccctgacagtgctaaggagaCCGGGAGGTTTGGACTGGATCGAATTCACCACAATATAGCAaagtggctgtggccagactgcttctttagaTTCCTCATCACTGGACAGGGCATCTCTACAGGAAATACAGGAGCTCCAGTCAAGGGCTTACAGACaaaactctcatctccctgggacagagcacctgggtgAGGGATGGCTGTGGTTGCAGGTTCAGCCGACTTCATCTTTCCTGCCTGTTGGCTCGGAAGAGAATGGCTGATCCTGACAAAggggattctcccagcacagtgcaccAGTTGTGCTAAGGGACGgactgtctcctcaagtgggtccctgacccccatgcctacTGACTTGGAGAGATCTCCcaacaggggttgacagacacctcatgcaGAAGACCTCTGACTGGCATCAGGTTGCTGCCTCTCTGGGATGAAACctccagaggaaggagaaagcagCAATCTTTGTAGTTCCACagtctccactggtgatacccaggtgaacagggtctggagtggacctccagcaaactgcagcagacctgcagaaaaGGGACctaactgttagaagaaaaactaacaaacagaaagcaacaacaatgATACTATCAACAAAAAAGACTCCTCCACAAAAAGCCCATCCAAGATCATCAGCCTCAAATATCAAAGGTAGATAagtccatgaagatgaggaaaaatcagTGTAAAAacgctgaaaattccaaaagccagaatgTTTCTTCTCCTCCCAATGATTGCAatgcctctccagcaagggcacagaaatGGGCAGAAAATGAGctggacaaattgacagaaggagacttcagaaggtgggtaataacaaactccagTGAGTTAAAggggcatgttctaacccaatgcaacgaagctaagaaccttgataaaaggttacaggacaTGCTAAgtagaataatcagtttagagaggagcataaatgacctgatggaactgaaaaacacagcatgagaactttgtgaagtatacacaagtatcaatagcccaattgatcaagtggaagaaagcatatcagagtttgaagatgACCTTGCCAAAATAAGGCttgcagacaagattagagaaaaaataacaaaaaggaataaacaaaacctccaagaaatataggactatgttAATAGACTGAGCATACAAttaattggtgtacctgaaagtgatggagagaatggaatcaagttggaaaacacacttcaggatattatctaggagaacttccccaacctagcaagacagcccaacatttaaattcaggaaatacagagaacatcatgAAGATACTCCATGAGATCAACCCAAAAAAACATAATCATCATATTCTCCAAGAtcgaaatgaagaaaaaaaatgaagaaaagtcaggtcacctacaaaagaaagcccatcagactaacagcagatctcttggcagaaaccccacaagccagaaaagagttgGGGCCAATAtccaacattctttttttttttttttttttttgagacagagtctcgctctgtagcccgggctggagtgcggtggccggatctcagctcactgcaagctctgcctcccaggtttacgccattctcctgcctcagcctcccgagtagccgggactacaggcacccgccacctcgcccggctagttttttttgtattttttagtagagacggggtttcacggtgttcgccaggatggtctcaatctcctgacctcgtgatccacccgtctcggcctcccaaagtgctgggattacaggcttgagccaccgcgcccggcccaatatccaacattcttaaagaaaagaattttcaacccagaatttaataTTCAAGCAAACTatgcttcataagcaaaggaaaaataaaaacattgacaaacaaacaaatgctaagggatttaatcaccaccaggcctgccttgtaagagctcctgaaggaagcagtaaataTAGAGAGGAAAAACAAGTACCAGGCcatgcaaaaacacaccaaagtaTAAAAACCAATGatactgtgaagaaactgcaccaacgagtgtgcaaaataaccagctagcatcatgataacaggaccaaattcacac
Coding sequences within:
- the LOC126934884 gene encoding LOW QUALITY PROTEIN: olfactory receptor 4S1-like (The sequence of the model RefSeq protein was modified relative to this genomic sequence to represent the inferred CDS: deleted 1 base in 1 codon) yields the protein MGAKNNVTEFVLFGLFESREMQHACFAVFFLFHVLTVLGNLLVIITINASKTLKSPMYFFLSHLSFADVCYPSATIPKMIADTFVEHKMLHSFNGCMTQLFSAHSFGGTEIFLLTAMAYDRYVAICRPLHYTAIMDRRKCGLLAGASWLAGFLHSILQTLLTVQLPFCGPNEIDNFFCDVHPLLKLACADTYMVGLIVVANSGMISLVSFFILLISYVIILLKLRNQSSEGRRKALSTCGSHIITVLLVLMPPMFMYIRPSTTLAADKLIILFNIVMPPLLNPLIYTLRNNEVKNAMRKLFSIKKSLGEK